A region of Pleionea litopenaei DNA encodes the following proteins:
- a CDS encoding M20/M25/M40 family metallo-hydrolase, whose translation MSFVNTKLVHSVVAVSCVVGSLALLSISPVTYANEMNADMVKRSISSLKSPSDYAIVSIGNDALLSMKKSDASRLAIEPLSNLSKNKDDVALIKLPNANVDALSRYMHENHRRCGGYVWHQSLEKAQTYIRQLNSNTHRLLVEYTIDNDDTVNEMLMQVVSSNLSSTVGSMGSYNNRYYTASSGVEASQWLKSHWENITFTRDDIMVELFEHAGWDQPSVIVTIVGETIPEEVVVIGGHLDSINGSSSNRETARAPGHDDNASGIAVVTETLRAMVTGGYKPARTVKIMGYAAEEVGLRGSGEIAEMFADDNIDVVGVAQFDMTGFKGTADKDIVFMTDYTNADQNQFMMDLLDHYFPQVQYGTGLCGYGCSDHASWYANGFAASMPFESNFNDYNSDIHTSNDNHFDANHATNFVNLSIAFVGELAKGNADSDNYQSQSTVEFESGNVEVIEQQTLSISIQRTGLFDREASVNYRTISGTAVAGEDFVAVEGTLNWTVNDAASKVIEVEALAVTEDKEFTIELTDASGNAVLGEVVTVNVSLLNNSTSAVSFKQSTIQVPESTASNIVIQRVGEIDMPATVRYVSVNGTAIAGINYEATSGVIEWAAGDDSDKTISIGTYKVDESETFTLELRSASGNAVIDGNDKITITIQNTPVDDTNGSSGGVFGILLTLPLLLLGWRRKRSH comes from the coding sequence ATGTCTTTTGTTAACACTAAGCTTGTACATTCGGTGGTTGCAGTATCTTGTGTCGTGGGCTCCTTAGCGTTGCTATCCATATCACCAGTAACTTATGCGAATGAAATGAATGCCGACATGGTTAAGCGGTCAATATCGAGTTTAAAAAGCCCTTCGGATTATGCCATTGTTTCAATTGGCAATGATGCCTTGTTATCGATGAAGAAGTCTGACGCCTCGCGACTTGCGATTGAGCCTTTGTCAAACTTATCAAAAAACAAAGATGACGTAGCGTTAATTAAATTGCCAAATGCTAATGTCGATGCACTTAGTCGTTATATGCATGAGAACCATCGTCGTTGTGGTGGATATGTTTGGCATCAATCTCTCGAAAAGGCACAAACCTATATTCGTCAGTTAAACAGTAATACCCATCGGTTGTTGGTTGAATATACCATCGATAATGATGACACGGTCAATGAAATGCTGATGCAAGTCGTTAGCAGTAACTTGTCGTCAACCGTTGGTAGTATGGGAAGCTATAACAATCGCTATTACACTGCATCGTCTGGAGTAGAAGCTTCGCAATGGTTAAAGTCGCATTGGGAAAATATTACGTTTACTCGAGACGACATTATGGTGGAACTATTCGAGCATGCGGGTTGGGACCAGCCTTCGGTTATCGTGACTATTGTTGGTGAAACCATACCAGAAGAAGTGGTGGTGATTGGCGGGCATTTAGATTCTATTAATGGCAGCAGCTCTAACCGTGAAACGGCACGCGCTCCAGGGCATGATGATAATGCGTCGGGAATTGCCGTCGTCACCGAAACATTGCGAGCCATGGTGACTGGAGGATACAAACCAGCGCGAACCGTAAAAATTATGGGATATGCAGCGGAAGAAGTTGGTTTACGTGGATCCGGTGAAATCGCGGAGATGTTCGCTGATGATAATATCGATGTTGTGGGTGTCGCTCAATTCGATATGACCGGCTTTAAAGGAACCGCGGATAAAGACATTGTTTTTATGACCGATTATACCAACGCCGATCAAAATCAATTTATGATGGATTTACTCGATCATTATTTCCCCCAAGTTCAGTACGGTACAGGCTTGTGTGGGTATGGCTGCTCTGATCATGCTTCTTGGTATGCCAATGGCTTCGCTGCTTCAATGCCGTTTGAATCAAACTTCAATGATTACAATTCCGATATTCATACGAGCAATGATAATCACTTTGATGCCAATCATGCGACTAACTTTGTGAATCTATCCATTGCGTTTGTAGGTGAGTTGGCGAAAGGAAATGCTGACAGCGATAACTACCAATCGCAAAGCACGGTAGAGTTTGAATCTGGCAATGTCGAAGTGATTGAGCAACAGACCTTGTCTATCAGTATTCAACGTACCGGGCTCTTTGATCGAGAGGCTTCGGTAAACTATAGAACAATTAGCGGGACAGCGGTGGCAGGAGAAGATTTTGTCGCGGTAGAAGGCACTTTGAATTGGACCGTTAACGATGCTGCATCCAAGGTGATTGAAGTTGAAGCGTTAGCGGTCACTGAAGATAAAGAGTTTACCATTGAGTTAACCGATGCTTCAGGTAACGCGGTTCTTGGCGAAGTCGTTACGGTTAACGTATCGTTGTTAAATAACTCAACCAGTGCCGTTAGCTTCAAGCAGTCAACGATTCAAGTACCAGAAAGCACAGCCTCTAATATCGTTATTCAGCGAGTAGGTGAAATCGATATGCCGGCCACGGTTAGATACGTGTCAGTCAATGGTACCGCAATTGCTGGTATTAACTATGAAGCAACCTCTGGAGTTATTGAGTGGGCGGCAGGCGACGATTCCGATAAGACCATTTCAATCGGAACATACAAAGTAGACGAAAGCGAAACATTCACACTTGAATTAAGATCGGCATCTGGCAATGCGGTAATTGATGGTAATGATAAAATTACGATCACCATTCAAAACACTCCGGTGGATGACACTAATGGAAGCTCTGGTGGTGTGTTTGGCATTCTTCTAACGCTCCCATTGCTATTGTTAGGATGGCGTCGTAAGCGAAGTCATTAA
- a CDS encoding DUF2058 domain-containing protein, with product MSSLQEQLMKAGLADKKKATQIKHEKRKKAKQQPKGHKAKDELKEQIAADKQRKIEQDRALNEQKQAELKAKEQRATIKQMLEHHGVTDFKGEIDYNYIYQGVTKTFKVNPKIKQSLVQGTLAICAIDNLVKLIPDVIARKLQTIDPDVVLVMHDRLAKQDIDEDDPYAEYQVPDDLMW from the coding sequence ATGAGTTCATTACAAGAGCAATTAATGAAAGCGGGCTTAGCCGATAAGAAAAAAGCCACACAAATAAAGCACGAAAAGCGCAAAAAGGCTAAGCAACAGCCCAAGGGGCATAAAGCTAAAGATGAGCTAAAGGAGCAAATTGCGGCCGACAAGCAAAGAAAGATTGAACAAGATCGTGCACTGAATGAACAAAAACAAGCAGAACTTAAAGCGAAAGAACAACGCGCCACGATTAAGCAGATGCTTGAACACCATGGTGTTACCGATTTTAAAGGTGAAATCGACTATAACTACATTTATCAAGGGGTTACTAAAACCTTCAAGGTCAATCCGAAGATTAAGCAAAGTTTGGTACAGGGCACGCTTGCCATTTGTGCCATCGACAATCTTGTAAAACTAATACCCGATGTCATTGCTCGCAAATTGCAAACAATCGACCCTGACGTGGTTCTCGTGATGCATGATCGACTGGCCAAACAAGACATTGATGAAGACGATCCTTATGCCGAGTATCAAGTACCCGATGATTTGATGTGGTGA
- a CDS encoding zf-TFIIB domain-containing protein translates to MKCPVCADERLVMTERKGVEIDYCPSCRGVWLDRGELDKIIERSASERTPQATTERRHTVDRSYYSERKPSKYSSSYGYRKKKKSLLSEIFDF, encoded by the coding sequence ATGAAGTGTCCTGTTTGTGCCGATGAGCGATTAGTAATGACTGAGCGGAAGGGTGTCGAGATTGACTATTGCCCGAGCTGTCGTGGGGTTTGGCTTGATCGGGGTGAACTCGATAAAATTATTGAGCGCTCGGCTAGCGAACGTACTCCACAGGCGACGACCGAGCGTCGACATACTGTCGATCGTTCCTATTACTCTGAGCGCAAACCAAGCAAATACTCGAGCAGTTATGGCTATCGTAAAAAGAAGAAAAGTCTCTTAAGTGAGATTTTTGACTTTTAA
- a CDS encoding winged helix-turn-helix domain-containing protein, with protein MSKNLNQKLELGTLIIDIDRSVALFSNPSESNPNKRDQQTVTLEPRVLSLILYFHSQRNRLVTRDELIEHVWQGKVVSENAINRAVSQLRKILNRADQKSTSIETVSRKGYILQVSESDNHHSRTNDENAAEANQKNSNQSTLVDSGHNHHSAGKSDPEALSQGSNAKPLWIFGIIIFAVFILVLELIIFSRSQSLPKKFEQLERVIETSLPGVEHSARPSPDGQWLLFVHQDEKNESQALYLKPFGMSKAYPLTSDELQHFSPVWSPDGKQIAFASWNNRNQRQCHISIIDLNFAETKTEQKPVVENRRVVSRCGNRARPAIDWAANGQALFYTDRESIADPYQVFYHSLITQNKDQVSLPPQMGNFRGDFFITAQHQNNRLAIVRYLAVGQSKILVLDSHNYSSIAEFEVDFQVSRVEWFTDSDQLIIANEGNWWSYDIFSGMRTLIYKAEQGSSSPIISADGKNFYYSQGQFNSEIELFDLTKKQYIDVAFNSSELEFAPRFIANNQIVFLSNRSGQFEFWLSNAQSQATQLSQLPFAISPTTYVVSPDHQFIYYQYHDEIYRWDINRQDNSLIIDATHRPYVVAWTDQQQLIYSSEKSGEWQLWRFDLSSGMHQQLTQRGGYSGKIIDEHWLYFTKLHQDGLWRKRLDSEEEELIIDDFPRVNWINWTITDHHIYFHQSQGATASIMRFNFATNEQVMIVPFSSQHANSFDFANDANTLAIVSNQDLEYKIIRLSID; from the coding sequence TTGTCGAAAAATTTAAACCAAAAATTGGAATTGGGTACGCTGATCATTGATATTGATCGAAGCGTAGCGTTATTTTCCAATCCTTCAGAATCTAATCCGAACAAGCGTGATCAGCAAACGGTCACGCTAGAGCCTAGAGTGTTAAGTTTAATCCTTTACTTCCATAGCCAAAGGAATCGATTGGTGACTCGCGATGAGCTCATCGAGCATGTGTGGCAAGGCAAGGTGGTGAGTGAGAATGCCATTAATCGAGCGGTGTCCCAGTTAAGGAAAATTTTGAATCGAGCGGATCAAAAGTCTACCAGTATCGAAACAGTTTCCCGTAAAGGCTACATTCTTCAGGTGAGCGAGAGCGACAATCACCACTCGCGCACGAATGACGAAAACGCAGCTGAGGCAAACCAAAAGAACAGCAACCAGTCAACGCTTGTTGACTCGGGTCACAATCATCACTCTGCTGGAAAATCGGATCCAGAAGCACTGTCTCAAGGATCAAATGCTAAACCGCTTTGGATTTTTGGAATAATAATTTTCGCAGTATTTATCCTTGTGTTGGAGTTGATTATTTTTAGTCGCAGTCAAAGTTTGCCTAAAAAGTTTGAGCAACTCGAACGCGTGATCGAAACCAGTTTACCCGGTGTTGAGCATTCCGCTCGTCCATCGCCCGATGGCCAATGGCTGTTGTTTGTTCATCAAGATGAGAAAAATGAATCTCAGGCGCTTTACCTAAAACCATTTGGTATGTCTAAAGCATATCCACTCACTAGCGATGAGCTACAACACTTTTCCCCCGTCTGGTCACCCGACGGAAAGCAAATCGCGTTTGCCAGCTGGAATAATCGAAATCAGAGACAGTGCCACATAAGTATTATCGATTTAAACTTTGCAGAAACAAAGACAGAGCAGAAGCCCGTGGTTGAAAATCGCCGCGTGGTTAGCCGCTGCGGTAATCGTGCGCGACCGGCTATCGACTGGGCCGCTAACGGGCAGGCGCTATTTTACACAGATCGTGAAAGCATCGCCGATCCTTATCAGGTATTTTATCACTCGCTGATCACGCAAAATAAAGATCAAGTGAGTCTGCCACCTCAAATGGGTAATTTTCGTGGTGACTTTTTTATCACGGCTCAGCACCAGAACAATCGACTGGCGATTGTTCGCTATCTGGCGGTAGGACAGTCAAAGATATTAGTGTTGGATAGCCATAATTATTCAAGTATTGCTGAGTTTGAGGTCGATTTTCAGGTATCCCGAGTTGAGTGGTTTACCGATAGCGATCAGCTAATTATTGCTAACGAGGGCAACTGGTGGTCGTATGACATTTTTTCTGGCATGCGCACCTTAATTTACAAAGCGGAACAAGGATCGAGCAGTCCCATAATATCGGCCGACGGTAAAAACTTTTATTATTCGCAAGGACAGTTCAACTCGGAAATAGAGCTGTTTGATCTAACCAAAAAGCAATACATTGATGTTGCCTTTAACTCATCGGAACTGGAGTTTGCGCCGAGATTTATCGCCAATAATCAGATTGTTTTTCTCTCCAATCGTAGCGGTCAGTTTGAGTTCTGGTTGAGTAACGCGCAGTCGCAAGCAACGCAGTTGTCACAACTACCTTTTGCGATTTCGCCAACCACCTATGTTGTGTCTCCCGATCACCAATTTATTTATTATCAATATCATGATGAGATCTATCGCTGGGATATTAATAGGCAAGACAATAGTTTGATTATTGACGCGACCCATCGCCCTTATGTGGTTGCTTGGACCGATCAGCAACAGCTGATTTACAGCAGTGAGAAAAGCGGAGAATGGCAGTTGTGGCGATTTGATTTATCCAGCGGCATGCATCAACAGTTAACGCAACGCGGCGGCTACAGCGGTAAAATAATCGATGAACATTGGTTGTACTTTACCAAGTTGCATCAAGATGGCTTGTGGCGCAAGCGTCTTGATAGCGAAGAAGAAGAGCTTATTATTGATGACTTTCCTCGGGTTAACTGGATCAACTGGACCATCACCGATCATCACATTTATTTTCATCAGTCGCAGGGAGCGACAGCCAGTATCATGCGTTTTAACTTTGCGACCAACGAGCAGGTTATGATTGTTCCTTTCAGTTCTCAACACGCTAATTCTTTTGATTTTGCTAACGACGCAAATACTTTGGCCATCGTTAGCAACCAGGATCTGGAGTACAAAATAATCCGTTTGTCGATCGACTAA
- a CDS encoding GGDEF domain-containing protein: MSEPKNQAISAILIKIAVIIGVVELVIMLVLVSFHLDINEYMMAVIDVVVLAVFSTPPIYYFAVKPFVDARDAALAKIHHLAHIDPLTKVANRRMVSEFFEKDMAFSIRHEELGALLLLDLDGFKAINDQHGHDAGDLVLVSVAERITAIVRAEDIVGRLGGDEFVVIIKKLGGEKVAATEKAIVIAEKIIEALAEPIEYGNNSLDIGASIGIRLLGFQNDCSDSAMKDADSALYKAKESGKGRAVIFEL; this comes from the coding sequence ATGTCTGAACCTAAGAACCAAGCCATCAGCGCTATACTCATTAAAATTGCCGTTATCATCGGAGTGGTGGAACTGGTCATTATGCTGGTGCTGGTCTCGTTTCATCTAGACATCAATGAATATATGATGGCGGTGATCGACGTGGTGGTTTTGGCGGTGTTCTCAACGCCCCCCATTTATTACTTTGCCGTAAAACCCTTTGTCGATGCTCGCGATGCGGCACTGGCAAAAATTCACCATTTAGCCCATATCGACCCGCTCACGAAAGTGGCGAATCGACGCATGGTGAGTGAGTTCTTTGAGAAAGATATGGCGTTTAGTATCCGGCATGAGGAGCTGGGCGCGTTGTTATTGCTTGATTTAGATGGATTCAAAGCCATTAATGACCAGCACGGACATGACGCAGGTGACCTCGTATTGGTAAGCGTCGCAGAGCGAATCACTGCTATCGTACGTGCCGAAGATATTGTTGGACGACTGGGCGGCGATGAGTTTGTTGTCATTATTAAAAAGCTGGGTGGAGAGAAAGTGGCAGCGACAGAGAAAGCTATCGTCATTGCTGAAAAAATCATCGAGGCCTTAGCCGAACCGATTGAGTACGGGAATAATTCATTAGACATTGGCGCGAGCATTGGCATTCGCCTACTCGGCTTTCAGAATGATTGTAGCGATTCAGCAATGAAAGACGCCGACAGTGCTCTTTACAAAGCAAAAGAAAGTGGTAAGGGAAGAGCGGTAATTTTTGAGCTGTAG
- a CDS encoding DUF922 domain-containing Zn-dependent protease produces MLRYYLVVFIMLISCSIFAEPSISVATKYYKVNGLTESELRQSLSNRSPVKEAGKTFDAYTAWNIKWRFFWEEKDNHCEINRVNVTLKINFTLPKWSNKDKASLALQSKWNKYYQALIAHENGHKQLSVDSAREIERKLLGMSSSRCKSLEKKANALAQKILAKYKKLQKAYDIDTNHGMNRGAVFP; encoded by the coding sequence TTGTTAAGATATTACCTTGTTGTCTTTATTATGCTGATTTCATGCTCAATATTTGCTGAACCTTCCATCAGTGTGGCAACTAAGTATTACAAAGTTAACGGACTAACCGAAAGTGAGTTAAGACAATCATTGAGTAACCGAAGCCCGGTGAAGGAAGCTGGTAAAACCTTTGATGCTTATACCGCATGGAATATCAAATGGCGTTTCTTTTGGGAAGAGAAAGATAATCATTGTGAGATCAATAGAGTCAATGTGACTCTAAAAATCAACTTTACATTACCTAAATGGAGCAACAAAGATAAAGCTTCCCTTGCTCTACAAAGTAAGTGGAATAAATACTATCAGGCGCTAATCGCACATGAGAATGGCCACAAACAATTGAGTGTTGATTCTGCAAGGGAAATTGAGCGTAAGTTACTGGGGATGTCATCCAGCCGGTGTAAGAGCCTTGAAAAGAAGGCTAACGCATTAGCGCAAAAGATCCTTGCTAAGTACAAGAAGCTTCAAAAAGCCTATGATATTGATACTAACCACGGAATGAATCGCGGTGCCGTTTTTCCATAG
- a CDS encoding TIGR03643 family protein produces MTHPIENKRNNNGVSTLSPEDLSRIIEMAWEDRTPFEAIESLYGLDESAVIQLMRKEMKASSFKMWRKRVSGRKTKHKALRSPDVSRGYCSTQYKRQ; encoded by the coding sequence ATGACACATCCGATAGAAAATAAACGTAACAATAATGGGGTTTCAACTTTATCGCCAGAAGATCTCTCTCGTATTATAGAAATGGCTTGGGAAGATCGAACGCCTTTCGAAGCCATCGAAAGCTTGTACGGCTTAGATGAGTCGGCGGTCATTCAACTGATGCGTAAAGAAATGAAAGCGAGTAGTTTTAAGATGTGGCGAAAAAGAGTGTCTGGACGCAAGACTAAACATAAAGCATTAAGATCGCCAGATGTCTCACGCGGTTACTGTTCGACACAATATAAACGCCAGTAG
- a CDS encoding sensor domain-containing diguanylate cyclase produces the protein MKEAAPPSNEQHRLNILNSLNILDSDRNERFDRITRLAARVFNVSISLVSLIDKERQWFKSEIGLEAKETSRAVSFCAHAINSDDIMIVEDAQNDERFNDNPLVVNAPFIRFYAGCPLKYRDGTNLGTLCLIDPMPRKFTQDDVQLLHDLAALVENEIAALELATTDDLTQIANRRAFFSVARNIMAAYQEKENTFFSIAFFDLNDFKFINDNLGHEVGDEVLITFAKLLKKSFRACDVVARVGGDEFAVLYAHEKKSQIEAAVSRFNKLIDNFNDARTDYQIKYSVGVVEFSSDENINLDSMLSEADKLMYQNKQHSKCN, from the coding sequence ATGAAAGAAGCAGCGCCCCCTAGCAACGAGCAACATCGCCTTAACATACTCAATTCTCTAAACATTTTAGACTCCGATCGAAATGAACGGTTTGATCGCATTACTCGTCTTGCCGCACGCGTTTTTAATGTATCCATCAGTTTGGTTAGTTTGATTGATAAAGAGCGTCAGTGGTTTAAATCAGAGATTGGCTTAGAAGCCAAAGAAACGTCTCGCGCAGTATCCTTTTGCGCTCACGCCATTAACTCAGACGACATCATGATCGTTGAAGATGCGCAAAATGACGAAAGATTTAATGACAACCCTCTCGTCGTTAATGCTCCCTTTATCAGATTCTATGCTGGGTGTCCGTTAAAGTATCGCGATGGAACCAACTTAGGCACCTTATGCTTAATTGACCCTATGCCGAGAAAATTCACTCAAGACGATGTCCAACTTTTACACGATTTAGCGGCTTTAGTAGAAAATGAAATTGCAGCGTTAGAGCTGGCAACAACCGATGATTTAACGCAAATTGCTAACCGTAGAGCGTTCTTTTCGGTCGCTCGAAACATCATGGCCGCTTATCAAGAAAAGGAGAACACCTTTTTCAGTATCGCATTCTTCGACTTAAACGACTTTAAGTTTATCAATGACAATCTCGGACACGAAGTTGGTGACGAGGTACTTATAACCTTTGCAAAGCTACTCAAAAAATCATTTAGAGCTTGTGATGTTGTCGCAAGAGTTGGCGGCGACGAATTTGCAGTGCTCTACGCGCATGAGAAAAAGTCTCAAATCGAAGCCGCCGTTTCGCGATTTAATAAACTAATCGACAACTTCAACGATGCGCGCACCGATTACCAGATTAAATACAGTGTTGGTGTCGTCGAGTTTAGCAGTGATGAAAACATTAATTTAGACTCAATGCTTTCTGAAGCTGACAAACTGATGTATCAAAATAAGCAACATTCCAAGTGTAATTAG
- a CDS encoding EAL domain-containing protein, with product MAFQPIVDVETRRVFAHEALVRGEQGEGAGFVFDRVTENNKYSFDQTCRVTAIRDIARLDPTSHVSINFLPNAIYDPETCLARTLAAADKYNFPRENIIFEVTEHEKIENRALLRDVFSAYKAKGFRTAIDDFGEGFAGLNLLAEFQPDILKLDMKLVQGISNDKVKQSILSGIQTTANHLNVELIAEGIEDRADYLFLKTNKIKYMQGYFFAKPKLEGLPSINWD from the coding sequence ATGGCCTTTCAACCAATCGTTGATGTTGAAACCAGACGTGTTTTCGCGCATGAGGCTCTGGTTCGAGGTGAACAAGGTGAAGGTGCTGGCTTTGTATTTGATCGCGTCACTGAGAACAATAAATATTCCTTTGACCAAACCTGTCGAGTAACAGCCATCAGAGACATTGCACGATTAGATCCAACCTCTCATGTCTCTATCAACTTTTTACCGAACGCGATATATGACCCAGAAACTTGCTTGGCTCGAACCTTAGCCGCCGCCGATAAGTACAACTTTCCTCGAGAAAACATTATTTTCGAAGTCACAGAGCACGAGAAAATAGAGAATCGAGCGCTTCTAAGAGACGTCTTTTCAGCTTATAAGGCAAAAGGCTTTCGAACAGCCATTGATGACTTCGGTGAAGGTTTTGCAGGGTTGAATCTTCTTGCGGAATTTCAACCTGACATTCTGAAGCTCGACATGAAACTCGTTCAGGGTATCAGTAACGATAAGGTTAAACAGTCTATCTTGTCAGGCATTCAAACCACGGCGAACCATTTAAACGTTGAGTTAATTGCAGAAGGTATTGAAGATAGAGCGGATTACCTCTTCTTAAAAACCAATAAAATTAAATACATGCAAGGATACTTTTTTGCTAAGCCAAAGCTTGAGGGACTACCGTCAATCAATTGGGACTAA
- a CDS encoding MopE-related protein encodes MFNVKRLTLFLVTAVLVLGVSTLPTFAKKNTEVIIEGCRTGADCNDGVFCNGEETCHINNIRNNKGVLIKKLGVCKPGVSPCPRGQRCFNREAFCKVPCEDRDGDGHGALSCGGDDCDDRDPNRFPGNPEICDANGIDEDCDPKTVGDKDADGDGFISHLCK; translated from the coding sequence ATGTTTAATGTAAAACGATTAACTCTATTTTTAGTGACTGCTGTACTCGTCTTAGGCGTCTCGACGCTGCCAACTTTTGCCAAAAAAAATACAGAAGTCATCATTGAGGGCTGTCGCACCGGAGCTGACTGCAATGACGGTGTATTTTGTAACGGTGAAGAGACTTGCCATATTAACAATATTAGAAATAATAAAGGCGTACTGATAAAAAAGCTCGGTGTCTGCAAGCCCGGAGTATCACCTTGCCCCAGAGGCCAGCGATGCTTTAATAGAGAAGCCTTCTGCAAAGTGCCTTGTGAAGACAGAGACGGTGATGGTCACGGCGCATTATCATGTGGTGGTGATGACTGTGACGATCGCGATCCTAATCGCTTTCCCGGCAACCCTGAAATTTGCGACGCCAACGGTATTGATGAAGACTGTGATCCCAAAACCGTCGGAGATAAGGACGCAGATGGTGACGGCTTTATATCGCACCTTTGTAAATAA
- a CDS encoding putative metal-binding motif-containing protein — translation MEHQRKYLFIATVAALSTYIITASTAEKKIDPTKVNPPTVTQPNIKPPKVINPNALTTAERNALRKQLNQHRIDYRKYMDKLKDYRDRVADEKLIRNQNTARARTNLRSQNHEWEGVYDCNDFDPAINPTQNEVCDGIDNDCDGDVDENVTANLFLDADGDGWGDPSKPIKACWEESGYVSRAHDCDDQNFQIFPGSHDVEGDGIDANCDGKDG, via the coding sequence ATGGAACACCAACGAAAGTATTTATTTATTGCGACTGTCGCTGCTTTGAGTACTTATATTATTACTGCAAGTACCGCAGAAAAAAAGATCGACCCAACCAAAGTCAATCCACCAACAGTAACGCAACCTAACATTAAACCACCCAAAGTCATTAATCCCAATGCGTTAACTACCGCTGAGCGCAATGCATTGCGCAAGCAATTGAACCAACACCGAATTGACTACAGAAAATATATGGATAAGTTGAAAGATTATCGCGACAGAGTTGCCGATGAAAAACTTATTCGCAATCAAAATACTGCTCGTGCAAGAACCAATTTACGCAGTCAAAACCATGAATGGGAAGGAGTCTACGACTGCAATGATTTTGATCCCGCAATCAATCCTACTCAAAATGAAGTGTGTGACGGCATCGATAACGACTGCGATGGCGACGTTGATGAAAATGTCACGGCCAATTTATTTCTCGATGCCGATGGCGATGGTTGGGGCGACCCGAGCAAGCCCATTAAAGCATGCTGGGAAGAGTCTGGTTATGTCTCTCGCGCACACGACTGCGATGATCAAAATTTTCAGATATTTCCGGGCTCACATGATGTAGAAGGTGACGGTATTGATGCCAACTGCGATGGCAAAGACGGTTAA
- a CDS encoding VOC family protein has product MNMNQVTLPVKDMAEAAAFYRKMGFLQIVDSPHYARFECPEGEATFSLSLQDDDFVNGSVIYFEHEKLDELVSSLINKGFQFEQRPTDMSYLWREAILHDPSGNKIKLFWAGENRLNPPWRVEQSQ; this is encoded by the coding sequence ATGAACATGAATCAGGTCACTTTGCCGGTAAAAGATATGGCAGAGGCCGCTGCATTTTATCGAAAAATGGGGTTTCTACAGATTGTCGACTCTCCGCATTATGCGCGGTTTGAATGCCCAGAGGGAGAGGCGACCTTTTCGTTATCGCTGCAAGATGACGATTTTGTCAATGGGAGCGTGATCTACTTTGAGCATGAAAAGCTGGATGAATTAGTATCTTCACTGATCAACAAAGGGTTTCAATTCGAACAACGACCAACCGATATGAGTTACCTCTGGAGAGAAGCAATCTTGCATGATCCATCGGGCAATAAAATAAAACTTTTTTGGGCAGGTGAAAATCGTTTGAACCCGCCTTGGCGAGTTGAACAGAGTCAGTGA